The Salvelinus alpinus chromosome 29, SLU_Salpinus.1, whole genome shotgun sequence region tcttgtcattatatactgatctctggtgtaaatgggaaggttCACACAGTACAGAGGGGCgaaggagacgagaccaaaaatacaacatgagaacaagcggacataaacactcagaattttttttaaataaattgatTCTTgcaatacaggcatttggaaaatCGTGCAAAAACATAAATTATAATTAATCGATATTGCTCAGCCCTACTTTATATTGCCTCTAGCATCTCCATTTCATTATCTTTCTCCCCCATTTTGCTTTCTATCATATATttctatccctttctctcctcttgcattccctctttctctctctacctccctccttccctatcatctctctctcacccctcaggTGGACTGCACAGCGAGCCCAGACACATGTGGGCGTTTTGGGGTCACAGGGTACCCCACGCTCAAGATCTTCAGAAACGGAGAAGACGCCTCGTCCTATGACGGGCCACGCTCCGCAGGTGTGTGGTTTGAATGTTGTTAGAGTACACAAATTATGTAGGCCTACTAATGAATTTGTCTACATACACACAGATGGCATTGTCCACTTCATGAAGAAGCAGGCTGGACCCAACTCTGTTACCCTGCGCAGGGAAGCAGATCTCGAGgcctttgtcaaccactttgacgCCAGTGTAGTGGGTAAGTAGTCCTCTAGAAGAGGATCGTTATctggattcaactggtcagtttttcatggaaagagcaggtgttcttaatgttttatatactcagtgtatatgcatTAGAGCTGGGCAATATGGCCTAATAATCCTATCTCGATTTTTTTTCAAACTAATGAGCGAGTCATGATAAATAtctccattaaaaaaaaaaatctcgaATCTGATCaagtgttatttgtcacatgcgccgaatacaacaggtggaggtagaccttacagtgaaatgcttacttacaagcccttaaccaacaatgcaataagctttgttgtacaattTTTAAAGGTAAAATACACTGCATTTTAAACACTGCAATAATGTAATGAATTCAGGGCGTATGAAATTAGTCTGAATATATGCCACAATAATTtgattattttatcaaaatagtttaacctgcttttGAGCAATCACTcatctggctttcaagtctgtctATGAAAATACAATTTTTGTTACAAATGTAACTAAAACCATGAATAATTCACATTCACTATTAATGACTaacttcttgtagcaggcattataaacaatctctcaagcacaagcccacatgctggtgagtagccagctaatctttatatttcaaatttagccaacttggatctatttgctagctaacaaggcagaacagttgaattgttctaaacacacccttctccaactgtttgaacagtaTGTTAGCCTGTCCACATttttcagatgttgaaatcaagtggtcTACCTTATAGAATAAGAACGAGTtcccaattccttatataattgtgttttatgcttattgcacaaTTATAAAatacagactagacagctagtataacagtcttcgGCAAAAATTCTGCTAGAGGTACATGGTGCCGCAATATTTGAGCATTCATTTTCCACaatcaatgttcattgatacGCCTGTTTTTAGTCATGTCTGCTCTGTGTGCAATTTGAGTAGTTGAGTCCTAAAAAGGGTATCGTTAGAGAAGTTGACTTCTCCTCTATTACagtaatgtctcaatgtgttttagTGTCCATATGActgattctgttggaccaaacctcaaatgcaaatatcGAGTTAAAACCGCTTTTCAGAAAGGAAGAAGTGATCTCTCTACTTTGTTGGTGTGAGTGGCTGGGGAaggggctgtgtgtgtttacagagaggaagaggcgaagcgagaggtttcacaCTCGATAAAATccgtccaaaataagcccaaagTGTTTCGTTGATTTCAgagttccaagttcccagttgatTTTAACGCGGCATTAATGCTCAGAGGGAGACGGCAGGGTATTCCCTTTGAAtcaggaaccaaaactcctcTAGTGACCCGTGAATACATTCGGTCACATGACAGCTTGATCAGCTGTTCGATTTCACTTACTGACATGTCAACTaagccaggatcacagtcaaacgGATTGTGTGGGACACTCGTGTGGGACACTTACTGATGCTGTTTTCTGATATTTTCTATTCTTCAGAAAGTCAACCAAGTTCATTctgaatgacaatagttcctctctcaatgtgaaaaatctttccaacactctaCCTCGATAACCACCAAGCCTCGGTGTGTGATAGAACATCATCATGCTCTGATCCCATATCTCCACATAGTTTTGCGAACAGGCGTGCGCACAGTGGATGTGTTTTGATGTAGTTTACATTTgaagttacctgctgcagtatACCGTATCGAGTTCTGTGCTAAGCTCCTTTGCCGCCAGTTGCTTTCAGTGTATCATAAAATGCCTCCATATGacagagacacattcataactagagtgcagaggcCTGCCCGCCGTCCTGTGATAGATGGAGCCCCATCTCTGCAAAAGCCCACCATTTGATCCCATATGGAATCAGTTTTTTTGTCAATATAGCCAggcagcacactgaacatcccctATGTTGTTTTATGCTCGGGAATCGTGAGACAACAATATATCCTCGTGAATAGCATCCCCCACTTGTATAGCGAACAAAAGTCATGCATGTGCATCTTGGCCCTCACAGTTAATGGCCATTTGGAGAGCACATGCTGGGGAATTTGAGTCGTTCAGTCAGAGCATAAACAAAGAATttatctgacaaaggtattgatgtgcgtttctgtgcctctgcctccccatacattgttttcaccatatcaattgctgccggtaatatcaaagtctctgcaagtgtgtggtttcatagcgtaGCGGGCTTAGCCATTCATTGTGAGAGTGATTCAAGTTCAACCTTTTCCAATGACCATAGGGTGCTCACACTGAATTTTATCTTTTAGATTTGAATAATTGTCATTagcttgtattttttttttaatatgttTTTACCCCTTTATCtgcccaatttcatggtatccaattggtagttagtcttgtcccatcgctgcaactcccgtacagacttgggagaggcgaaggtcgagagctgttcttcctccgaagcacaacccagccaagccgcactgcttcttgacacaacgcccgcttaacccgtaagccagccacaccaatgtgttgaatgaaacaccatacacctggcgacagtgtcagtgtgcattgcgcccggccacAGGAGTCGcaagtgcgcgatgggacaggaacgaccctgccggccaaaccctcccttaacccggacgtcgccccatgggtctcccggtcacagccggctgcaacagagcctggactcgaaccaggatctctagtggcacagctggcacagccttagaccactgcgccactcgggggatttttaaggttaaccacattacaatgattttgagatacaaagcCGATGTCACATACAAAAAAATTCTTGAAAAAATCTTTGGATTTTTTAAAATTGTCCTGCAACCCCATTTTCATATCAGGAGACCCCACATTGGGCCGCGACCCTTAGTTTGGGAACCGATGTTGTCAATTTATTTAGGAAtattttagggttaggaaagtatgtATGAATCATAAAAAAGAAACGGGTTTGGAGAGCCTTTGCGCACAAAATATattgatgattttttttttttgaatcgATTCATCCTGAAAATTGTCAACCCATGAGATATTGGAAGGTGGAAAAAAGTATACAATACGGGTTGAacaatagtcctataaatctaccctcaCTAATGGGACTGTATGACAACGGTCCAGTTCGTCGTGAACCgtgctccaggtttaacctgttgtgtgtggtctgagttccataaggatttaaataggctacatgtcccaaattaCTGCTCAAcgttagcctaatatgatccactaaTGCTAGCGACCCTCAGGAACAACTACACAGACGTGAAAGAAAGGGAAACAGAACGGAATGAGATGATGCAAATTGTAAGATACACATTGAAGAAAACAAACACGAAAGTGACAGTTCTAAATGTATGTGTTTATTACTGACGGTGGCTGCCGACAGTGGCTgatatttaacatgatacaaattGTCAAATGAAACTAGTCATATGCTTCCATAGCACTGGTTTTTTATTAATCTCTAGGGATCATAAGGAAAAATAATCTAAAATGTGTATTTACAATCTCCTTCTCCAAATGGATTACTAATTTACCCAGCTCTTATCTATAGCTCTTatccatttagaaattacagtgcatggagaatgctgtTATTTCTATCGGGGGAAAATGAATGTAGAACAGGTAAATTTGCTCAACCTTATACATGGTTTCCTCGTGTGTAACGGTGGTGGAATTGAGGGAAtaaagtcaaggtcagaatacggtgTATCTGTACActcctccaccacaccttcattactTAGATCTCCACCCCGAACaaatagcaggtgaatagcatgctattctcatgcttaagttcaagtTCAGAATACGCAtaagagagaaaagtgcataaaaagggaattcCATTCCATTTATGTCCGCATAACCCGGGTTAGAATTGGATGCCATGTATATAATAGTGTGGATAATAATAATCTAACTCAGTGtggaaatgtgtttataaaacaGAGGAAAATCACGTTTTTTTACTGCACCTTTTTCTCCCatggctgcaactccccaatgggctcgggaggcaaaggtcgagtcatgtcCACTGCCTGCCACAagtagtcgctagagcgcgatgagccaagtaaagccccccgtggccaaacccttccctaacccggacgaagctgggccaattgtgcgccgccctatgggactccagggttgtgatacagccctggattgaaccagggtctgtagtgacgcctctagcactgcgatgcagtgccttagaccgctgcgccactcaggatccccctgcactgcccctttaattgGCTCCCTGAATCTGTACGTTTCACATTGGTTATAAATTATTTCATGTCCACTGCTCTGAAAAGCTTGTGAGAGGTGAATAGAACATGGTGGAAGCCAACACACTAGATGTGTTGGAGAGGGCTAATGTACTTTCTCTCCAtacttctctctcccctcaggaTTCTTTTCTGGGCCTGACAGTGGTCAGCTGGCAGAGTTTCTGAAGGCGGCCAGCGTCATGAGGGAGCACTTCCGCTTCGCCCACACCATCGACATGACCCTGGGCCTCAAACACGGGGTGGACACTgagtgagagcaagagagagggaggatggggtagagggagggatagggagagaatgGGAAGAAGTGAGCGTGATCAAGATAACCCTGTAGACTTCAATCAGGTTTCTTAGTGCTGGGCTAGAGCAAAATTGTGTACACCCAGGAATGGATTGAGAAACACTGCTATGGTGTGACCAAACGACTACATTATTGTCCCCGTGTCTCTCCAGGCGTGTTCTGCTGTTCAGACCCCCAAGACTGAGCAGTAAGTTTGAGGAGAGCGTGCTGCGCTTCACTGAGACGATCACCACCCACACACTGCGGCGCTTCATCAGAGACAACATGTAAGACTACTGCTCCCATCTGTCTACTCTTCATCTACTCGAATGTCTGTGTTACTTTAATGTCTCTTTTTTCTGCATCTCTAACACTTTCTCCCTATCATATCCCTATTCGtcttttcataatttttttttacaggttagtcatttagctgacgctcttctccagagcgacttacaggagcaattagggttaattgccttgctcaagggcacattgacagatttttcacctaatcGGCTtgaggattcgaaccagcgacctttcggttactggccgaaCGCTCTTAACCTCTACTTGACTGTCTAACGTTATTGGTCTCCCTTTTTACTGTTTTTGGTCAGTTACGGAATGTGCCCCCATCTGAACAATGAGAACAGAGATAAGCTGAAGGGGCAGGACTTGTTGACTGCATACTATGATTTGGACTACCTGCAGAACCCCAAAGGCTCCAACTATTGGAGGAACAGGTTGGTACCACAACACTTTAAACCAGTGATTCTCAATTGATGGGTCACGGGTgtcgaagtaaaaaaaaaaaaaaaaaaagttttttaaaatATAGAGCTACTAGCAGTGCTATTTAGCGGATTTGGTTGATTTTGCGGTCGGTCTCAAACCAGTGAGTTTACCGATATTCTTCATCAAGAATATGTTGAATGGAATTATTGACAATGAAAAGGTGGGAATATTGTCATAGAATTACAACATTTACTGTCAATATAGCTACAaaaaaaatatgctttacagattGCATTCCGTAAAAAAAAATTGCAATGTGAATATTGGGTTCCGACAACCTGGTTCAATTTGGGGTCCGAGGCAAAACctgttgagaaccactgctttaAAACACTCAAATTAGATAACCCACAATTAAAATAAACAttgtcttttatttcagttctgTTTTTCATTTGTTACTGAAATCCTATTAGGTACATGTTGTTATTGTATTAGTTACAATTATGCTACACGTTTTTTTTCTGGAATAATATTGAAATATTACTGTACATGGTTGTTGGACAACTTATAAAATGTGACCAAGTAGTAATGTAGATATGTAAGTATATTcgcttcggaaagtgttcagaccccttgactttttccacattttgttaggttacagccttattctaaaatgtattaaatatttttttcccctcatcaatctacacacaataccccataacgataaAGCAAAAatgggttttagaaatgttttgctCATTTATAAAAAAATGCAAATattccatttacataagtattcagaccctttactcagtactttgttgaagcacctttggcagtgattacagccttgagtcttcttggatatgacgctacaagcttggcacacctgtatttggggagtttctcccattcttctctgtagatcctctcaagctcaggttggatggggagtgtttctgcacagctattttcgggtcactccagagatgtccgatcgggttcaagtccgggttctggctgggcaaATCAAGgacttgtcccgatgccactcctgcgttgtcttggctgtatgcttaggatcgttgtgctgttggaaggtgaaccttcgccccagtctgagatcttgAGCGATCTGGAGCAGATCTTTGTAttttgcaccgttcatctttgcctcgatcctgactagtctcccattccctgccactgaaaaacatccccacagcatgatgctgctacccattcttcaccgtagggatggtgcctggtttcctccagacgtgatgcttggcaatcagaccagagagtcttgtttctcatggtctgagagtctttaggtgccttttggcaaagaccaagcgggctgtcatgtgccttttactgaggagtggcttctgtctggccactctaccataaaggcctgattggtggagtgctgcagagatagttgtccttctggaaggttcttccatctccacagaagaactctggagctctgtcagtgaccattgggttcttagtcacctctctgaccaaggcccttctcccccgattgcataGTTTGGCTGGGCAGAAAGTTCTAGGAAGAGtttttgtggttccaaacttcttccatttaagaatgatagaggacactgttcttggggaccttcaatgttgcagaaatgttttggtacccttccctggatctgtgcctcgacacaatcctgtctcggagttctacggacaattccttcgacctcattccttggtttttgctctgtcaactgtggaaccttatatagactggtgtgtgcctttcctaattatgtccaatcaattgaatttaccacaggtggactctgatcaagttgtagaaacatctaaaggatgatcaatggaaacaggatgcacctgcgctcaatttcgtgtctcatagcacagggtctgaatacttatgtaaataaggtatttctgttttttatttttaatacatttgaaaacatttctaccaaacctgttttcactttgtcattatggggtgtggcgtgtagattactgaggattaaaaaaaaaaacgtaacaaaatgtggaaaaggtgtagggctctgaatactttccgaaggcactgtattatttcctgtggcgatcctcatgagagccattttcatcatagcgcttgatggtttttgcaaataaagaaaaacccttgagtaggtgtgtccaaacttttgactggtattgtatctcTTATGTGCTAACTCAAAATGACACAATGActaggttccagtttaacaacgTTTACTTCACCGTATTACCACAGTACACAGTTGCCATCTCACTCAGGCCAGGTCCATCTCCAGTGAGACTCCTGCGCAGGTGTAGAAATTatagaaatatagggatacttaaaacataaACTTAACATTATGTATGTATATTCGCTTAGATTATTTATTTTGATTTAGATCTTATCCTTCAAACAATACATGTAATATCTGAGCCCCAAATATTGTATACAAGGTGGTATATTAAGTCACTTGCCATTATTATTGTTTAatgtctttcattctctctcctcaGGGTGATGAAGGTGGGTTCTCAGTTTGCGTCCCAGGGACTGAGTTTTGCCGTGGCCAATCGCAGGGACTTTGTGGATGAGCTGGAGGAGGAGTTTGGTCTGGGTGCGTCGGACGGAGGAGATCTGCCCTTCGTAACCATCAGAACACGACTCGGATTCAAGTACACCATGAGGGAGGAGTTCACGTGAGTTACAGACATAGAACCTCAACTAAGTCCTAACTTCTGAGCTCTACCACATATAACCCTACCACCCTAATTTTAACCATGAGAACATGGTTGTGAGTTACAGCAATATCAGACCCCTATCCACAGACAATCTCTCATCCTTACCCAAACTCGAACCTTCATCTAACATTAACCCTTATCGAAGAGGGTGATGTGGGTTGGGTAATGCCATAGAATAGTTAAGTTGTTGAACCTATTTAACAGGCGAGATGGGAAGTCCCTAGAAAGATTCCTGGAGGATTACTTTGCTGGACGACTAAAACGTTACATCAAGTCGGAGCCCATCCCTGAGAAAAACAAAGGCCCCGTCAAggtatgtttgtctgtgtgtgtgtgtgcatttctatGTTATTATTCAATACTCAATCACAGTACATTTGTGTTTCTGATTTTGTTCATTCTCATGCCAATTCACACatgtacagctgaagtcggaagtttacatacatcttagccaaatacatttaaactcagtttttcacaattcctgacatttgatcatagtaaaaattccctgtcttaggtcagttaggatcaccactttattttaagaatgtgaaatgtcagaataattgttaCGTTCGTCgatggaaggatcggaccaaggtgcagcgtggtaaaagCGTGGTAAACTAATACAGCAAAGAGATGGTGGAGGTGATCCTCTGTCTGAAGGGTTCTGAATGACAATGAGGAAATAGTTTTTATCTGgacattttaatttattaaatgaacacagaaaaaacaacaaatacaaaacgAAACGTAACGTCTAGTAGGGCTAAACAGCACAgtaccaaaaacaagatcccacaaactacaggtggtaaaaggctgcctaagtatgatccccaatcagagacaacgatagacagctgcctctgattgggaaccatacccgccaacaaagaaatagaaaacatagattgcccaccctagtcacaccctgacctaaccaaatagagaattaaaaggatctctaaggtcagggtgtgaaaaTAATAgtggagaatgatttatttcagcttttatttctttcatcacattcccagtgggtcaaaagtttacatacactcaattagtatttggtagcattgcctttaaattgtttaacttgggtcaaacgttttgggtagccttccacaagctttccacaataagttgggggaattttggcccattcctcctgacagagctggtgtaactgagtcaggtttgtaggcctccttgctcgcacgcgctttttcagttctgcccacaaatgttctatgggattgaggtcagggctttgtgatggccactgcaataccttgactttgttgtccttaagccattttgccacaacttttcaagtatgcttggggtcattgtccagttggaagacccatttgcgaccaaactttaacttcctgactgatgtcttgaggtgttgcttcaatatatccacataattttcccgcctcatgatgccatctattttgtgaagtgcaccaggccctcctgcagcaaagcactcccacaacatgatgctgccctcccgtgcttcacggttgggatggtgtttttcagcCAAACATAaggatggccattatggccaaacagttctatttttgtttcatcagaccagaggacatttctccaaaaagtacgatctttgtccccatgtgcagttgcaaaccgtagtctggcttttttatggtggttttggagcagtggcttcttccttgctgagcggccttccattttatgtggatatagatacttttgcacctgtttcctccagcatcttcacaaggtcctttgctgttgttctataattgatttgcacttttcgcaccaaagtacgttcatctctaggagaccgagtGGTACATTTACTGagtggtacatttacatttaagtaatttggtatgacggctgcatggtcccatggtgtttatgcttgtgtactattgtctgtacagatgaacgtggtaccttcaggcgtttgaaaattgctcccaaggatgaaccagacttgtggaggtctacagttttttttctgaggtcttggctgatttcttttgattttcccatgatgtcaagtaaagaggcactgagtttgaaggtaggccttgaaatacatccacaggtacacctccaattgactcaaatgacgtcaattagcctatcagaagcttctaagtcatgacatcattttctggaattttccaagctgtttaaaggcacagtcaacttagtgtatgtaaacttctgacccactggaattgtgatacagggaatgataagtgaaataatctgtctgtaaacaattgttggaaaaatgacttgtcatgcacaaagtagatgtcctaaccaacttgccaaaacaatagtttgttaaccagaaatttgtggagttgttgaaaaacgagttttaatgactccaacctaagtgtatgtaaacctccgacttcaactgtaaataagcatttcacggtaaggtcgacacctgttgtattcggcgcatgtgacaaatagtttGATTTGACTTATTTTCTCTGGGTTTGTGTGTGCGCCCTCTCGCAGGTAGTGGTAGCGGAGTCATTTGAGGAGATTGTGAATGACCCGGAGAAGGACGTGCTGATTGAGTTCTATGCCCCCTGGTGTGGTCACTGTAAGAGCCTGGAGCCCAAGTACAAGGAGTTGGCAGAACAGGTGAGCAAGACTACACACGCACTCATACAGATTCACCAATGCCACATTTAAAACTGTTCAATTCTggaacaaaatattttttatttatttactgccACCGTTCACGATTATGGCTTTCCTCAGAACAATTGTTTGCCATTGAAAATTGTAATATGTCAATAAATTAAGGAAAAGAGCTAAAGCCAAGTTAAGCCCTTTGTTCTCACCGAGTATGTTTATATGCACAGTAGTAATTCAATATTAAACTGATTCTGGCAGTAGGCAGATCATGCAaaagtcatgtaaacaccttactctgctcaTCTTAATCcggtcaaaatcaaagtaagcatacgccgattaaaacacctggttttcggAACAATCTTTCATATTATTAGGACATCTAAACACCTTAATCAGCGGCGTTCcagcggtgtatttgatctgcacaTGTGCCAGCACCGGTagcgcaagcctccctctttagcGCGAGAGAAGTGAGTTTGGAACAACTGAATTTCTGTGTCTTAGAAAAAGTTTTCACATGCAAACTTTATATatccgaactcagaatcaaatatacTTTCCAAAAATCacatggtca contains the following coding sequences:
- the LOC139558643 gene encoding protein disulfide-isomerase A3-like, with amino-acid sequence MASFLSVIPPFLLSVLIFSGAVVARGDVLELGDADFDYLAAEHETMLVKFYAPWCGHCKKLAPDFETAATRLKGTVPLAKVDCTASPDTCGRFGVTGYPTLKIFRNGEDASSYDGPRSADGIVHFMKKQAGPNSVTLRREADLEAFVNHFDASVVGFFSGPDSGQLAEFLKAASVMREHFRFAHTIDMTLGLKHGVDTERVLLFRPPRLSSKFEESVLRFTETITTHTLRRFIRDNIYGMCPHLNNENRDKLKGQDLLTAYYDLDYLQNPKGSNYWRNRVMKVGSQFASQGLSFAVANRRDFVDELEEEFGLGASDGGDLPFVTIRTRLGFKYTMREEFTRDGKSLERFLEDYFAGRLKRYIKSEPIPEKNKGPVKVVVAESFEEIVNDPEKDVLIEFYAPWCGHCKSLEPKYKELAEQLYSDSNIVIAKMDATANDVPQGFDVQGFPTIYFAQAGKKDQPKRYEGAHEVKDFIKYLKREASHVPVVSGVREDL